Proteins encoded within one genomic window of Synechococcus sp. PCC 7335:
- a CDS encoding thioredoxin domain-containing protein, with protein sequence MTNRLANSSSLYLRKHAENPVDWWPWCEEALTTAQRENKPIFLSIGYSSCHWCTVMEGEAFSDDAIATYLNANFLPIKVDREERPDIDSIYMQALQMMVGQGGWPLNIFLTPDDQVPFYGGTYFPVEARYGRPGFLRVLTALKKLYDTDSEQISSVKSQILAGLSQSSELAAGALDKTLLPRGVQACARTLMPFDMGNRFPMIPYVRWVLQGDRLVQTLPALGKDEASSEVSAGEVPIDGWHLSKQRARNLVTGGIFDHVAGGFHRYTVDATWTVPHFEKMLYDNGLIMEFLAECWQKGERTPAIARAVDKTVDWLKREMRSPAGFFYAAQDADNFTSEEAIEPEEGDFYVWSYAELASVLSEAELDEMASAFTLSKAGNFEGKNVLQRQATDELSDSLEASLDKLFRVRYGSYASQTPTFEPAVDAQMAKGRVWPGKRIPPVTDTKLIVAWNALMISGLAKAAAAFNRKDYLVLAIETAGYIQQYQQVDGMLYRLSYEGNAEVPAQSEDYALLIKALIDIQQACLAFAEYRGMAADWLAAVIALQTQFDQTLSSEQGGYLNATSERLIVQERSYQDSAIPAANGVAIASLVRLFLLTEDLDYLPKAESAIQSFSTVLQKSPRACPSLLQAFDWFTHPILIRTTAEHLETVRSQWIPTAVLRLEETLPERAIALVCQGLKCLPAAASQAMLNQQIEDSLS encoded by the coding sequence ATGACTAATCGGTTAGCTAATAGCAGCAGTCTCTATCTGCGTAAACATGCTGAAAATCCGGTTGACTGGTGGCCTTGGTGCGAGGAGGCGCTGACGACAGCGCAAAGGGAAAACAAGCCAATCTTCCTATCAATTGGCTATTCTAGCTGCCACTGGTGCACCGTTATGGAAGGAGAAGCCTTTTCTGATGATGCGATCGCAACCTATCTAAACGCTAATTTTTTGCCGATCAAAGTAGATAGAGAAGAACGCCCTGATATCGATAGCATCTACATGCAGGCCCTACAGATGATGGTTGGACAGGGAGGATGGCCGCTCAATATCTTTCTAACACCAGACGATCAGGTTCCCTTCTACGGTGGCACCTATTTTCCGGTAGAAGCTCGCTATGGTCGGCCTGGATTTTTGAGAGTGCTAACGGCGCTTAAGAAACTGTACGATACGGACTCTGAGCAGATTAGTTCTGTAAAATCCCAGATTTTAGCAGGATTATCCCAATCATCCGAGCTAGCTGCTGGAGCCTTAGATAAGACACTCTTGCCACGGGGTGTTCAGGCTTGTGCTCGAACGCTAATGCCCTTTGATATGGGCAATCGATTTCCGATGATTCCTTACGTTCGATGGGTGCTGCAAGGCGATCGCCTTGTGCAAACACTGCCAGCATTAGGGAAAGACGAAGCCTCTAGCGAAGTATCTGCTGGCGAGGTTCCTATAGACGGCTGGCATCTCTCAAAACAGAGAGCACGCAATCTGGTGACGGGAGGAATTTTTGACCATGTTGCCGGAGGATTTCATCGCTACACAGTCGATGCCACCTGGACGGTACCGCATTTTGAAAAGATGCTCTATGACAATGGGCTAATTATGGAGTTCTTGGCAGAATGCTGGCAGAAAGGCGAGAGAACGCCAGCAATCGCCAGAGCGGTTGACAAAACAGTGGACTGGTTGAAAAGGGAGATGCGATCGCCCGCTGGCTTTTTCTATGCGGCCCAAGATGCCGACAATTTTACCAGCGAGGAAGCGATTGAACCCGAAGAAGGTGACTTCTATGTATGGTCGTATGCTGAGCTAGCCTCAGTATTGAGCGAAGCTGAGCTAGACGAGATGGCAAGCGCTTTCACCCTCAGCAAAGCCGGTAACTTCGAAGGGAAAAACGTCTTGCAGCGCCAAGCGACCGATGAGCTAAGCGACTCCCTAGAAGCTAGTTTGGATAAGCTCTTTCGAGTTCGATACGGTAGCTATGCTAGCCAGACGCCTACCTTCGAACCGGCTGTGGACGCCCAGATGGCAAAGGGGCGAGTGTGGCCAGGCAAACGAATTCCGCCGGTTACTGATACCAAATTAATCGTGGCGTGGAATGCGCTGATGATTTCGGGCCTAGCCAAAGCAGCAGCAGCCTTTAACCGAAAAGATTATCTAGTGCTCGCAATTGAGACAGCAGGCTATATCCAGCAATATCAGCAGGTGGATGGCATGCTCTATCGACTAAGCTATGAGGGCAATGCTGAGGTGCCCGCTCAGTCTGAGGACTACGCGCTGCTGATCAAAGCCTTGATCGATATCCAGCAGGCCTGTTTGGCGTTTGCAGAGTATCGAGGCATGGCAGCGGATTGGTTAGCAGCCGTGATCGCACTTCAAACCCAGTTCGACCAAACCCTTAGCAGTGAGCAAGGCGGCTATCTAAATGCCACCAGCGAGCGTTTGATTGTGCAAGAGCGCAGCTATCAAGATAGCGCTATACCGGCTGCTAATGGGGTAGCGATCGCATCGCTAGTTCGCCTTTTTTTGCTGACAGAAGATCTAGACTATCTGCCCAAAGCAGAATCCGCGATCCAATCGTTTAGCACCGTGTTACAAAAATCACCGCGTGCCTGTCCTAGCCTTTTACAAGCGTTCGACTGGTTCACGCACCCTATCTTAATTCGCACAACCGCAGAGCATCTAGAAACAGTGCGAAGTCAGTGGATACCGACAGCCGTTCTAAGACTTGAAGAGACGCTGCCTGAGAGGGCGATCGCACTCGTTTGCCAAGGCCTAAAGTGCCTGCCTGCTGCTGCTAGCCAAGCCATGCTAAACCAGCAGATAGAAGATTCTCTGAGTTAG
- a CDS encoding TRC40/GET3/ArsA family transport-energizing ATPase yields MRVLLMTGKGGVGKTSVAAATGLRCAEVGHKTLVLSTDPAHSLADSFDTELSHDPKEIQPNLWGAELDALRELEGNWGAVKRYITQVLQARGLEGIEAEELAILPGMDEIFSLVRMKRHYDEKEFDVLIIDSAPTGTALRLLSLPEVAGWYMRRLYKPFQAVSTALRPLVEPLFRPVAGFSLPTKEVMDAPYEFYEQLEALEKILADPTITSVRLVTNPEKMVIKESLRAHAYLSLYNVGTDMVVANRIIPETVSDPFFQRWKDQQAKYKSQIHDNFHPLPVKEVPLYSEEMCGMEALNRLKETLYGDEDPAQVYYKETTLRVVQEESNYSLEVYLPGIPKDQVELSKTADELNIRIGNHRRNLVLPQALAALNPSGAKMEDDYLKIRFTAGV; encoded by the coding sequence ATGCGCGTACTTTTGATGACCGGGAAAGGTGGCGTGGGTAAGACCTCCGTCGCCGCAGCAACTGGACTGCGCTGTGCGGAAGTTGGCCACAAAACCTTAGTGCTAAGCACCGATCCGGCTCACTCTTTGGCTGATAGCTTTGATACTGAGCTCAGTCACGACCCTAAAGAAATTCAGCCTAATCTCTGGGGCGCAGAGCTCGATGCGCTCAGAGAGCTAGAGGGCAACTGGGGCGCTGTCAAACGCTACATCACCCAGGTATTGCAAGCTAGAGGACTAGAAGGCATCGAAGCCGAAGAGCTTGCTATCTTGCCTGGTATGGACGAGATTTTTAGCCTAGTCCGGATGAAACGTCATTATGACGAGAAGGAATTTGACGTCCTAATTATTGACTCTGCGCCAACAGGAACGGCACTTCGTTTACTGAGCTTGCCTGAAGTTGCGGGCTGGTATATGCGAAGGCTCTATAAGCCTTTCCAAGCCGTTTCTACTGCTTTGCGTCCTCTTGTAGAACCCTTGTTCCGTCCGGTTGCTGGGTTCTCTTTACCGACCAAAGAAGTGATGGATGCGCCCTATGAGTTCTATGAGCAGTTAGAAGCCTTGGAGAAGATTTTGGCCGATCCGACAATTACCTCTGTGCGGCTAGTCACCAACCCAGAAAAGATGGTGATTAAAGAATCGCTAAGAGCCCATGCCTACCTAAGTCTGTATAACGTGGGCACAGATATGGTGGTGGCAAATCGCATCATTCCAGAGACTGTTAGCGATCCATTTTTCCAACGGTGGAAGGATCAGCAAGCGAAGTATAAAAGTCAGATCCACGACAACTTTCATCCACTGCCTGTGAAAGAAGTGCCGCTCTATTCCGAAGAGATGTGCGGTATGGAAGCGCTGAATCGATTGAAAGAAACGCTCTATGGCGATGAAGATCCAGCCCAAGTCTATTACAAGGAAACCACCCTAAGAGTTGTCCAAGAAGAGAGCAACTACAGCCTAGAAGTCTATCTTCCTGGGATTCCAAAAGATCAGGTAGAGCTGAGCAAAACCGCTGACGAACTCAATATTCGAATTGGCAATCACCGACGTAATTTGGTTTTACCTCAGGCTTTGGCTGCGCTCAATCCGTCCGGTGCCAAAATGGAAGACGACTATCTTAAAATTCGCTTTACTGCTGGCGTTTAG
- a CDS encoding N-acetylmuramoyl-L-alanine amidase yields the protein MKSIIRRTTTLTALMATVLGASAITSTRAIAQDFGEQPIAVGQAVAIAEPVSNGRFYRLLILEQLSDSRACYAEKSGSPTVIEPLLLNFTFSGICGRSSDSNSYSVRIGNEDLSLQYRLQIIRRGNSLVLMALPGALPGRGGDLPALEIGRSDGVANDFVKIELASGWKLTSRTLNGQDQDHIYLSNAQDLGTVVAQARTSNPSPPFISTSPAPATPSPPGPPILSNSSLGENGPSASENGSKAGPPILSGESLPAPSENILAAAPRGSNTYYQVIVPSSSALVRLRVRQVANDAFTTTVNGNRVIQAGVFQERSRADQLVAELSSKGLASRIVEGRRGASATPSSARSSSARSSSPTPSSSSSSARFYQVVVLERNSNTRARVNAVEPGAFRTQIGGRRVIQAGRFRDRNRAEQLQRRLSAARLSARIIEGSAPVASSPQPATRPSTNTPSANIPRARQGQLTVVIDPGHGGRDPGAVGIGGLREKDINIAVARRMQVSLQEKGINVVMTRSDDREIDLQPRVNLAERTNADIFVSIHSNAISLSRPEVNGLETYYYSSGLRLAQTIHNSVLQRTNLRDRGVRRARFYVLVNTSMPAVLVETGFVTGREDAARFRDPQAVNEIADGITAGVLQYLNVR from the coding sequence ATGAAATCTATCATTCGTCGCACTACCACACTGACCGCACTGATGGCTACCGTCTTGGGGGCAAGCGCGATCACCTCTACTCGTGCGATCGCGCAAGATTTCGGAGAGCAGCCGATTGCTGTTGGCCAGGCCGTAGCTATTGCCGAACCAGTTTCGAATGGTCGATTCTATCGTTTGTTGATTCTTGAACAGCTTAGCGATAGCCGGGCTTGCTATGCAGAAAAATCAGGTAGTCCGACGGTGATTGAGCCGCTCCTGCTGAACTTTACTTTTAGCGGTATCTGCGGTCGGAGTTCTGATAGCAATAGCTATTCTGTTCGAATTGGCAATGAAGATCTCAGCTTGCAATACCGTCTGCAGATTATTCGTCGGGGTAATAGTCTAGTTTTGATGGCGCTTCCAGGTGCTTTGCCCGGTCGCGGTGGAGATCTACCTGCTTTGGAGATTGGTCGTAGTGACGGCGTTGCCAATGATTTTGTCAAGATCGAGCTAGCCTCTGGCTGGAAGCTTACTAGTCGAACGCTCAACGGTCAAGACCAAGATCATATCTATCTATCGAATGCTCAAGATCTGGGTACTGTCGTTGCTCAAGCGCGTACAAGTAATCCGTCACCGCCATTTATATCTACTTCACCCGCACCTGCTACGCCTTCTCCACCAGGTCCACCGATTCTGAGTAACAGCTCTTTGGGGGAAAACGGACCCTCTGCGTCTGAGAACGGTTCTAAGGCAGGCCCTCCGATTTTGAGCGGTGAGTCTTTACCGGCGCCAAGTGAGAACATACTTGCTGCTGCTCCAAGGGGTTCTAATACTTACTATCAGGTGATTGTCCCCAGTTCTTCGGCGTTGGTCAGGTTGCGAGTACGCCAGGTTGCTAATGACGCCTTTACGACAACTGTAAATGGCAACCGGGTTATCCAAGCAGGTGTGTTCCAAGAAAGGTCTAGAGCTGATCAACTAGTCGCTGAGCTTTCAAGTAAGGGGTTGGCCAGTCGGATCGTTGAAGGGCGCCGGGGGGCATCAGCGACGCCAAGTTCAGCGAGGTCAAGTTCAGCGAGGTCAAGTTCACCGACGCCAAGTTCTTCCTCTAGCTCTGCTAGGTTCTATCAGGTAGTTGTGCTCGAGCGGAATTCAAATACGCGTGCTCGCGTTAATGCAGTGGAGCCAGGTGCATTTCGTACTCAAATTGGGGGACGGCGAGTAATTCAGGCAGGACGTTTTAGAGATCGCAACCGCGCTGAGCAGCTGCAGCGCCGTCTATCTGCTGCCCGGCTTTCCGCCCGCATTATTGAAGGGTCTGCGCCAGTGGCTAGTTCACCGCAACCGGCCACCCGTCCTTCTACCAACACGCCTTCTGCCAACATTCCGCGCGCTAGACAAGGTCAACTCACCGTAGTGATCGATCCTGGCCATGGCGGTCGTGATCCGGGGGCAGTTGGCATTGGTGGCCTCCGAGAGAAAGATATCAACATTGCAGTGGCTAGGCGCATGCAAGTTTCCTTACAGGAAAAAGGCATCAATGTTGTAATGACTCGTTCTGATGATAGAGAAATCGATCTTCAGCCCCGGGTCAATCTCGCTGAACGCACCAATGCCGACATCTTTGTCAGTATTCACTCTAATGCGATTAGTCTTAGTCGCCCTGAAGTCAATGGCCTAGAAACCTACTACTATTCTTCTGGTCTACGTCTAGCGCAGACGATTCATAACAGCGTTTTGCAGCGCACTAACTTACGTGATCGCGGTGTGCGGCGAGCTCGTTTCTATGTCTTGGTCAATACTTCCATGCCAGCGGTTTTAGTTGAGACTGGCTTTGTTACGGGCCGTGAAGATGCTGCTCGTTTTAGAGATCCTCAAGCCGTTAACGAGATTGCTGATGGTATTACAGCCGGTGTTTTGCAGTATCTAAATGTTCGCTAG
- the msrA gene encoding peptide-methionine (S)-S-oxide reductase MsrA, whose product MKSKDEQSAHTQRPVEAIVRKLFIGLSVFALGLTIVSCSSISRSTLATEASPGAVAVNESIDQVDDLATATFAGGCFWCMEQPFDDIPGVASTVSGYTGGQVENPTYTQVSSGSTGHLEAMQVTYHPDQVSYLALLETFWHNIDPLDDRGQFCDKGTQYRSAIFYETAEQQEVAQATKQEVAEQLDASVATDILPATTFYPAEDYHQNYYQTHPVRYKVYRFGCGRDQRLSEVWGDDAPAHDSKL is encoded by the coding sequence ATGAAATCAAAAGACGAGCAGTCCGCACACACTCAACGACCTGTTGAAGCAATCGTAAGGAAACTGTTTATTGGGCTGAGTGTTTTTGCTTTGGGTTTGACGATTGTCTCTTGCTCATCAATCAGTCGCTCAACGCTAGCGACAGAAGCCTCGCCAGGAGCCGTCGCCGTTAACGAAAGCATAGATCAAGTGGATGACCTAGCAACTGCTACCTTTGCAGGTGGCTGCTTCTGGTGTATGGAACAGCCCTTCGACGATATACCTGGCGTAGCCTCTACGGTCTCTGGGTACACGGGAGGTCAGGTTGAAAACCCAACTTATACTCAAGTCTCTAGTGGCAGTACAGGACACCTTGAGGCTATGCAGGTGACCTATCATCCTGACCAAGTAAGCTATCTAGCCCTGCTAGAGACGTTTTGGCATAATATCGACCCGTTAGACGATAGAGGCCAGTTTTGTGACAAAGGCACCCAGTATCGATCTGCTATTTTCTACGAGACAGCTGAACAACAAGAGGTTGCACAAGCAACTAAGCAGGAAGTAGCCGAACAGCTTGACGCTTCAGTGGCAACTGATATTCTGCCAGCGACGACCTTCTATCCCGCAGAAGACTATCACCAAAACTATTACCAAACCCATCCGGTTCGATACAAGGTATATCGCTTCGGTTGTGGCCGTGATCAGCGACTAAGCGAAGTTTGGGGAGATGACGCTCCCGCTCACGATTCAAAGCTTTGA
- a CDS encoding DUF2945 domain-containing protein, with translation MASKQKFHKGDRVQWSSGQGTSTGTVQTRITEDQVVDGNQISASADDPRYLVKNDNTGTVTGHRLDALSKPDDSSSSRSSSSNSVTQFEKGDRVQWNTSQGKTVGTVQKRLTEPTDIAGHTAKASKEEPQYLVKSESTGAEAAHKPDALEKIS, from the coding sequence ATGGCAAGCAAACAAAAATTTCATAAAGGCGATCGCGTTCAGTGGTCTTCGGGTCAAGGAACTTCTACCGGCACTGTTCAAACGAGGATTACAGAGGACCAAGTCGTCGATGGCAACCAAATATCTGCGTCAGCAGACGATCCGCGCTACCTAGTTAAAAACGACAACACCGGTACAGTAACGGGTCATCGCCTAGATGCTTTGTCCAAGCCAGACGACTCGTCGTCGTCTCGGAGTTCATCTTCAAATAGCGTGACTCAGTTTGAGAAAGGCGATCGCGTTCAGTGGAACACCTCACAAGGTAAAACGGTAGGCACTGTTCAAAAAAGGCTGACAGAACCCACTGATATTGCGGGGCATACTGCCAAGGCCTCAAAGGAGGAGCCTCAGTATTTAGTCAAAAGTGAGAGCACCGGCGCTGAAGCGGCTCATAAGCCAGATGCCCTAGAGAAGATCAGCTAA
- a CDS encoding DUF3386 domain-containing protein, producing MTALQVSARELVKAAYENRYTWDKDFPGYTTDVVLKLDQQTYSGSAKVNSDLSAEVFDVDDEIATKVIKNQLWEVAIHRISRPFEKTHGENTFKIEGEDENGAIKIAVGGKSEGDAYKVKDNEFVMVHRHIHGVVVTINTESSYDTGSGYLSRTYDSIYHDPQTGEQKQGRSKFTDEYTQVGDYTILAKRTVVSEDGPDMEISFSNIELLS from the coding sequence ATGACTGCACTTCAGGTCTCTGCTCGCGAACTGGTCAAAGCTGCTTACGAAAATCGCTACACGTGGGACAAAGACTTTCCGGGATACACCACCGATGTGGTCTTAAAGCTCGATCAGCAGACCTATTCGGGCAGCGCTAAAGTCAATTCGGACCTATCGGCCGAGGTTTTTGACGTAGACGATGAAATCGCTACAAAGGTGATCAAGAATCAGCTTTGGGAGGTTGCTATTCACCGGATTAGTCGGCCCTTTGAAAAGACTCACGGCGAGAACACCTTCAAAATTGAGGGTGAAGATGAGAACGGTGCAATCAAGATTGCGGTGGGTGGAAAGTCCGAAGGTGATGCCTACAAGGTCAAGGACAACGAGTTTGTGATGGTACACCGACATATCCACGGTGTTGTTGTCACTATCAACACAGAAAGCTCTTACGATACTGGCAGCGGCTATCTCTCTCGTACCTACGATTCTATTTATCACGATCCTCAAACTGGCGAACAGAAGCAGGGCCGCAGCAAGTTCACCGATGAGTATACGCAGGTTGGCGACTATACCATCTTGGCCAAGCGTACTGTCGTGTCGGAAGATGGTCCCGATATGGAAATTTCGTTTTCTAATATCGAATTGCTTTCCTAA
- a CDS encoding DUF4336 domain-containing protein produces the protein MGIFKRDKRVDRSWPLWPVVPIYPYGKRRTLRREIVRDQVWTFDQVQGIFYVVVPIRMTVIKLAAGGLMVFSPVAPTGECVRLVRELETEHGEVKYVILPTVTGVEHKYFAGPFAQVFKRSQVYVAPNQWSFPLDLPLSWLGFPSKRTHILPDDPSQVPFYDEFDYAIVGPIDLSVKPYTEVAVFHRATQSLLAVDTILSIPIEPPAVLNQDPFPLLFHARDSATEALIDTPENRRKGWARISLFSFYFQPDCLNVPKTGRVLKEASQSPNKSSKNYFGLYPFDWQIDWHRSFEQLRQEGRLIVAPILQTLIFNRDAKAVLNWADRIAQWNFEQVIPCHFSAPVEAGPNEFRRAFNFLERPNPHSWSGFEHDVPMVDLETLGQIDRRLQGNVIPPPRR, from the coding sequence ATGGGCATCTTCAAACGAGACAAGCGAGTGGACCGTAGCTGGCCGCTATGGCCAGTTGTTCCAATTTATCCGTATGGCAAACGGCGAACACTACGTCGCGAAATTGTTCGTGACCAGGTGTGGACGTTCGATCAAGTCCAAGGGATCTTTTATGTCGTTGTGCCGATTCGGATGACGGTGATTAAGTTAGCAGCCGGCGGGCTGATGGTCTTTTCGCCGGTGGCGCCGACAGGTGAGTGCGTTCGGCTAGTCCGCGAGCTAGAAACTGAGCACGGCGAAGTAAAGTACGTAATTTTGCCGACCGTGACTGGGGTGGAGCACAAGTACTTCGCTGGACCATTTGCTCAAGTTTTTAAGCGATCGCAGGTGTATGTCGCACCTAACCAATGGAGCTTTCCGCTAGACTTGCCGCTAAGCTGGCTAGGCTTTCCCTCTAAGCGGACTCATATTCTGCCAGACGATCCAAGCCAAGTGCCTTTCTACGATGAGTTTGACTATGCCATCGTTGGTCCGATTGATCTGAGCGTCAAGCCTTACACAGAAGTCGCTGTTTTTCACCGGGCTACTCAGTCACTGCTAGCTGTCGATACGATCCTTTCTATTCCAATTGAACCGCCAGCAGTCTTGAATCAAGATCCCTTTCCACTACTGTTTCACGCCCGGGATAGTGCGACTGAAGCGCTAATAGATACTCCTGAGAATAGACGAAAGGGCTGGGCGCGGATTTCTCTATTTTCTTTCTACTTTCAGCCCGACTGTCTAAACGTACCTAAAACGGGCCGTGTCTTGAAAGAGGCCAGTCAATCGCCGAATAAATCAAGCAAGAACTATTTTGGGCTCTATCCATTCGATTGGCAGATCGATTGGCATCGATCGTTCGAGCAGCTGCGCCAAGAGGGCAGGCTGATAGTAGCACCGATTTTGCAGACGCTGATTTTCAATAGAGATGCTAAGGCAGTCCTTAACTGGGCTGATAGGATTGCGCAGTGGAACTTTGAACAGGTAATTCCCTGCCACTTCAGCGCGCCGGTTGAAGCGGGACCTAATGAGTTTCGACGGGCTTTCAATTTCCTAGAGCGACCCAACCCGCACAGCTGGTCTGGGTTTGAGCATGACGTACCGATGGTCGATCTAGAGACACTGGGCCAGATTGACCGTCGACTACAAGGGAACGTCATTCCACCACCGAGGCGCTAA
- a CDS encoding ion channel yields the protein MRIDIPWPRRLPKVRIHIQNGRFRVLGLGGWYSYWRDPYYLMLTIPWPGFALITVGVYVIANAVAALLFLLGGEGAIVNARPGSFIDAFFFSVQTSASIGYGVMSPGNTYAHVLVTLEAVVSLVGIAVLTGLAYARFSRPTAMVMFSKVAVISNFAGAPTLMFRAANERRNQILEAQMRLYLAMDENFEGRMMRRFYELELHRDRNPSFFLTWTALHSVDTHSPLFGLDQPALFEKNIALIVSLSGIDQTVAQAIHTRHTYYATDLLWNYEFKDIIHAAPHNNEDPDATIRYIDFSDFHEVEKAPKHKD from the coding sequence ATGAGAATAGATATCCCGTGGCCACGACGGTTGCCTAAAGTGCGAATCCACATTCAAAACGGACGCTTTCGTGTCTTGGGACTCGGTGGCTGGTACTCTTACTGGCGCGATCCTTACTATCTAATGTTGACGATTCCTTGGCCGGGCTTTGCATTGATTACTGTCGGTGTGTATGTGATCGCCAATGCAGTTGCGGCCCTGCTGTTTTTGTTAGGCGGTGAAGGTGCCATTGTGAACGCTCGACCTGGCTCATTTATCGATGCCTTTTTCTTTAGTGTGCAGACCTCTGCCTCGATTGGCTATGGTGTGATGTCTCCTGGCAATACCTATGCCCACGTACTGGTCACGCTAGAAGCTGTTGTGTCATTAGTGGGTATCGCTGTTCTCACAGGGTTAGCCTATGCGCGCTTCTCTAGGCCGACTGCGATGGTGATGTTCAGTAAAGTAGCAGTAATTAGCAATTTTGCGGGAGCGCCGACACTGATGTTTAGAGCGGCAAACGAGCGCCGTAATCAAATCTTAGAGGCTCAGATGCGGCTGTATCTAGCTATGGATGAGAACTTTGAAGGGCGAATGATGCGGCGGTTCTATGAGCTAGAGCTACATCGCGATCGCAATCCCAGCTTCTTTTTGACCTGGACTGCTCTACACAGCGTCGATACCCATAGTCCGCTCTTTGGCCTCGATCAACCTGCTCTATTTGAGAAAAACATTGCCTTGATAGTCTCTTTGAGTGGAATCGATCAGACCGTCGCTCAAGCGATCCATACTCGCCATACCTACTACGCCACAGACTTGCTATGGAACTACGAGTTTAAAGACATCATTCACGCTGCTCCTCATAACAACGAAGATCCTGATGCTACCATTCGCTATATCGACTTTTCAGACTTTCATGAGGTTGAGAAGGCACCCAAGCATAAGGATTAG
- a CDS encoding M28 family peptidase gives METQQCQHLDLVKKITNHLEALSGPRDPYLGAGTHRLAQHYIRTELARYGNVSSQRLNLLTPNLSGHHVNWQVSIPGTCPQYSPFLVGAHYDTVLGSRGADDNTSGVAVLLVLAELLARSQPRRSVHFVAFDLEEYGLVGSTTCARQWQTHNRPIYLMLSLEMLGYFSNQPGSQRYPLEVMSRIYPDTGSFIALIGNIKTIFKMRSLKRHLLQSGAPCEWLPVVNQGRQIPDTRRSDHAPFWDAGYPAVMVTDTAHLRNPHYHQASDQLETLDVEMMAKITQGLATYLQAG, from the coding sequence ATGGAAACCCAGCAGTGTCAGCACCTAGATCTAGTCAAAAAGATCACTAACCATTTAGAGGCGTTGTCAGGGCCACGCGATCCCTATCTAGGGGCAGGAACCCATCGGCTAGCACAGCACTACATCCGAACTGAACTAGCGCGGTACGGCAATGTTTCTAGCCAGCGACTCAATCTTCTAACGCCAAACTTAAGCGGTCATCACGTTAATTGGCAGGTCTCTATTCCAGGCACCTGCCCTCAGTACAGTCCCTTTTTAGTCGGAGCCCACTATGATACGGTTCTAGGCTCTCGCGGCGCCGACGATAACACTAGCGGTGTTGCGGTGCTGCTGGTTTTAGCAGAGCTTCTGGCCAGATCTCAACCTCGGCGTTCCGTACATTTTGTCGCTTTTGATTTAGAAGAATACGGGTTAGTGGGTAGCACTACCTGCGCCCGGCAATGGCAAACCCATAACCGACCGATTTACTTGATGCTGTCGCTAGAGATGCTGGGCTATTTTTCTAATCAACCTGGGTCACAGCGATATCCGCTAGAGGTAATGAGTCGGATTTATCCAGATACTGGCAGCTTCATTGCCCTTATCGGCAATATCAAGACTATCTTCAAGATGCGATCACTTAAACGACATCTGCTCCAATCAGGTGCCCCGTGCGAGTGGCTACCTGTAGTTAACCAAGGTAGGCAAATCCCAGACACTCGTAGAAGCGATCATGCGCCTTTTTGGGATGCTGGCTATCCGGCTGTGATGGTGACAGATACTGCTCATCTACGCAATCCACACTATCATCAGGCTTCAGACCAGCTCGAAACATTAGACGTAGAGATGATGGCAAAGATCACCCAAGGCTTAGCGACCTATCTACAAGCAGGCTAA
- a CDS encoding cytochrome c has product MTKVFQKRTVPNQAVDSPIQSEKDLAQSAKNSAPRVVTVIVGLIFMLGVAMGGIYALTPSDPYVQDVLQLPGNASRGHDIFQLNCATCHGLDADGEVGPDLHDVSERRSRSALITQVISGQTPPMPQFQPNERDMADLLAFLETL; this is encoded by the coding sequence GTGACAAAAGTTTTTCAGAAACGAACAGTGCCGAACCAAGCCGTCGACAGTCCGATCCAAAGCGAAAAAGATTTGGCGCAATCGGCCAAGAACTCAGCGCCTAGAGTGGTCACTGTGATCGTGGGGCTCATCTTCATGCTTGGCGTTGCTATGGGAGGAATATATGCACTAACGCCTAGTGATCCCTATGTACAAGATGTTCTGCAGCTACCAGGGAATGCTAGCAGAGGGCATGATATTTTTCAGCTCAACTGTGCGACCTGTCACGGGCTAGACGCTGATGGCGAGGTCGGCCCAGATCTTCACGATGTCTCTGAGCGTCGCTCTCGATCGGCTTTGATCACTCAGGTCATTAGTGGTCAAACGCCGCCCATGCCACAATTTCAGCCGAACGAAAGAGATATGGCTGACCTGCTAGCTTTCTTAGAAACGCTATAG
- the petG gene encoding cytochrome b6-f complex subunit V: protein MVEPLLSGIVLGLIPATLIGLFVAAYMQYRRGDQLGG from the coding sequence GTGGTAGAGCCTCTACTTTCAGGCATCGTTTTAGGTCTTATTCCGGCTACGCTAATCGGTCTATTTGTGGCTGCCTACATGCAGTATCGTCGAGGCGATCAGCTTGGCGGTTAA